A window from Cellulomonas sp. C5510 encodes these proteins:
- a CDS encoding ABC transporter permease subunit, with the protein MSATATVPAARRGSPHVSGDVRVTFPRLVRSEWIKLWTVRSTWWVLPITVLAMAGIAWMVAYFGTQEATDGAEVVLGASTAAVVVSGLQLAQLAICVLAVLTITGEYTTGMIRSTLTAAPTRTPALLAKALVVVVVAWVTGLVATLASWAVTYPVLGEQLRVDLDDAVNQRILVGAPLYLAAIALLAYGIGALLRHSAGALATVLGLLLVVESVFALVPWTFFQKVSPYLPMSAGSQLVQNGGPDATLSPWEGFGVLVAWGVVALAAALVLAKRRDA; encoded by the coding sequence ATGAGCGCCACCGCCACTGTCCCCGCCGCCCGCCGCGGCTCGCCCCACGTCTCCGGCGACGTCCGCGTCACGTTCCCGCGGCTGGTCCGCTCGGAGTGGATCAAGCTCTGGACGGTCCGCTCGACGTGGTGGGTGCTGCCCATCACCGTGCTCGCGATGGCCGGCATCGCCTGGATGGTCGCCTACTTCGGCACCCAGGAGGCGACTGACGGCGCCGAGGTGGTCCTCGGCGCGTCCACCGCGGCGGTCGTGGTCAGCGGCCTGCAGCTCGCTCAGCTCGCGATCTGCGTGCTCGCGGTGCTGACGATCACCGGCGAGTACACGACCGGCATGATCCGCAGCACGCTGACCGCGGCACCGACGCGCACGCCCGCGCTGCTGGCGAAGGCGCTCGTCGTGGTGGTCGTGGCCTGGGTGACCGGCCTGGTGGCGACGCTCGCGTCGTGGGCCGTCACGTACCCGGTGCTGGGCGAGCAGCTCCGCGTCGACCTCGACGACGCCGTGAACCAGCGCATCCTGGTCGGCGCGCCGCTCTACCTCGCGGCGATCGCGCTGCTCGCGTACGGCATCGGCGCGCTCCTGCGGCACTCGGCCGGCGCGCTCGCCACCGTGCTGGGCCTGCTGCTGGTGGTCGAGAGCGTCTTCGCGCTGGTGCCGTGGACCTTCTTCCAGAAGGTCAGCCCGTACCTGCCGATGTCCGCCGGGTCGCAGCTCGTGCAGAACGGCGGCCCCGACGCGACGCTGTCCCCCTGGGAGGGCTTCGGGGTGCTGGTGGCCTGGGGCGTGGTCGCCCTCGCCGCCGCGCTGGTGCTCGCGAAGCGCCGCGACGCCTGA
- a CDS encoding ABC transporter ATP-binding protein, with protein sequence MIEARGLTKRYGSKTAVAGIDFTVQPGKVTGFLGPNGAGKSTTMRMIMGLDRPTAGTVTVNGRPYAQHRSPLTEVGALLDAKAVHSGRSATNHLRAVAATHGIGRKRVDEVIEMTGLQGVAGKRVGGFSLGMGQRLGIAAALLGDPRTLILDEPVNGLDPEGVLWVRNLVKHLAGEGRTVFLSSHLMSEMALTADHILVIGRGRIIADAPVADIVAGASGASVRVRSPQAAQLADLLRGPDTTVTSVEAGLLEIAGATAPAVGELAAQHGLVLHELTPVSASLEAAYMSLTADDVEYHSDPAALAATTSQEARR encoded by the coding sequence ATGATCGAGGCACGAGGACTGACCAAGAGGTACGGCAGCAAGACCGCCGTCGCCGGCATCGACTTCACCGTGCAGCCGGGCAAGGTCACGGGCTTCCTCGGCCCGAACGGCGCCGGGAAGTCCACGACCATGCGGATGATCATGGGGCTGGACCGCCCGACCGCCGGCACCGTCACCGTCAACGGCCGCCCGTACGCGCAGCACCGTTCCCCGCTGACGGAGGTCGGCGCGCTGCTCGACGCGAAGGCGGTGCACTCGGGCCGCTCCGCGACCAACCACCTGCGGGCGGTCGCCGCGACCCACGGCATCGGTCGCAAGCGCGTCGACGAGGTCATCGAGATGACCGGCCTGCAGGGCGTCGCCGGCAAGCGGGTCGGCGGGTTCTCGCTCGGCATGGGCCAGCGGCTCGGCATCGCGGCGGCGCTCCTCGGCGACCCGCGCACCCTCATCCTCGACGAGCCGGTCAACGGCCTCGACCCCGAGGGCGTCCTGTGGGTCCGCAACCTCGTCAAGCACCTGGCCGGCGAGGGCCGCACGGTGTTCCTGTCCTCCCACCTCATGAGCGAGATGGCGCTGACGGCCGACCACATCCTCGTGATCGGCCGCGGCCGGATCATCGCGGACGCCCCCGTGGCGGACATCGTGGCCGGCGCGTCCGGCGCGTCCGTCCGGGTCCGCAGCCCCCAGGCGGCGCAGCTCGCGGACCTGCTCCGCGGCCCCGACACCACCGTGACCTCCGTCGAGGCGGGCCTGCTGGAGATCGCGGGCGCCACGGCCCCGGCCGTCGGCGAGCTCGCCGCGCAGCACGGCCTGGTGCTGCACGAGCTCACGCCCGTGTCCGCGTCGCTGGAGGCGGCCTACATGTCGCTGACCGCCGACGACGTCGAGTACCACTCCGACCCCGCGGCCCTCGCCGCCACGACCAGCCAGGAGGCCCGGCGATGA
- a CDS encoding Bax inhibitor-1/YccA family protein, producing MSNPVFNNSAVFGDPRARGNRAARPQQGAPTGTLGQTGPVVEASTLEQMYGAPSATTRDTRRLTYDDVIVKTGGLLALLVVVAAATWNLAPGIWPIGAVVGLVLGLVNAFKREPSPVLITLYTVAQGVFLGGISLAFQNMTTDVTGNVQPIVMQAIIATFATFGAALFLFKSGRVRVTPKFTRWLLIAMVGYLAYSLVNVVMMFFVASDGFGPLRNGPIGVIAGLFAVGLAAASLIMDFDAIKRGVEQGVPNKFAWSAAFGLIVTLVWLYLEILRILAILQGRD from the coding sequence ATGAGCAACCCGGTGTTCAACAACAGCGCCGTCTTCGGCGACCCGCGCGCCCGCGGGAACCGGGCCGCCCGCCCGCAGCAGGGTGCCCCGACGGGCACCCTCGGCCAGACGGGCCCGGTCGTCGAGGCGTCGACGCTCGAGCAGATGTACGGCGCGCCGTCCGCGACCACGCGCGACACCCGCCGCCTCACCTACGACGACGTCATCGTCAAGACCGGCGGGCTGCTCGCGCTGCTCGTCGTCGTCGCCGCCGCCACCTGGAACCTGGCGCCCGGCATCTGGCCGATCGGTGCGGTCGTCGGCCTGGTGCTCGGCCTCGTCAACGCGTTCAAGCGCGAGCCGAGCCCCGTGCTCATCACGCTGTACACGGTGGCGCAGGGCGTGTTCCTCGGCGGGATCAGCCTGGCGTTCCAGAACATGACGACCGACGTCACCGGCAACGTGCAGCCGATCGTCATGCAGGCGATCATCGCCACGTTCGCCACCTTCGGTGCCGCGCTGTTCCTGTTCAAGTCCGGCCGCGTCCGCGTCACCCCGAAGTTCACGCGCTGGCTGCTCATCGCGATGGTCGGCTACCTGGCGTACTCGCTGGTCAACGTCGTCATGATGTTCTTCGTCGCGAGCGACGGCTTCGGCCCGCTGCGCAACGGCCCGATCGGCGTCATCGCCGGTCTGTTCGCGGTCGGCCTGGCCGCCGCGAGCCTCATCATGGACTTCGACGCCATCAAGCGCGGCGTCGAGCAGGGCGTGCCGAACAAGTTCGCCTGGTCCGCGGCGTTCGGCCTCATCGTCACGCTCGTCTGGCTGTACCTGGAGATCCTGCGGATCCTCGCGATCCTCCAGGGCCGCGACTGA
- a CDS encoding cystathionine beta-synthase translates to MKYAQHVSDLVGNTPLVRLNAVTAGLSATVLAKVEYFNPGGSAKDRIALRMIEAAEASGELRPGGTIVEPTSGNTGVGLALVAQRKGYRCVFVCPDKVSEDKRDVLRAYGAEVVVTPTAVPPDHPDSYYSVSDRLVTEIEGAWKPNQYANVNGPASHYDSTGPEIWADTDGRVTHFVAGVGTGGTITGTGRYLHDVSADRPAADGGPVRVVGIDPQGSVYSGGDGRPYLVEGVGEDFWPTAYDPAVPDEIIAVSDADSFAMTRRLAREEALLVGGSCGMAVEGALRLARRLEEEDPQAAARAVIVVLLPDSGKGYLSKIFNDRWMRSYGFLDAGEGATVGDVLRTKDGSVPALVHTHPNETVRDAIEILQEYGVSQMPVVGAEPPVKIGEVAGAVSERELLDAVFSGAAALSDRVDRHMSAPLPLIGSGETVGSAREALQKHDALMVVDDGVPVGVLTRHDLLAFLAR, encoded by the coding sequence GTGAAGTACGCGCAGCACGTCTCCGACCTCGTCGGCAACACGCCGCTGGTCCGCCTCAACGCCGTGACCGCCGGCCTGTCCGCCACCGTCCTGGCCAAGGTCGAGTACTTCAACCCGGGCGGGTCCGCCAAGGACCGCATCGCCCTGCGGATGATCGAGGCGGCCGAGGCCTCCGGCGAGCTGCGGCCCGGCGGCACCATCGTCGAGCCGACCAGCGGCAACACGGGCGTCGGTCTGGCGCTCGTCGCCCAGCGCAAGGGCTACCGCTGCGTGTTCGTGTGCCCGGACAAGGTCTCGGAGGACAAGCGCGACGTGCTGCGCGCGTACGGCGCCGAGGTCGTCGTCACCCCCACGGCCGTCCCGCCGGACCACCCGGACTCCTACTACTCGGTGTCCGACCGGCTGGTGACCGAGATCGAGGGCGCCTGGAAGCCCAACCAGTACGCCAACGTCAACGGCCCCGCGAGCCACTACGACTCGACCGGCCCGGAGATCTGGGCGGACACCGACGGCCGGGTCACGCACTTCGTCGCGGGCGTCGGGACCGGCGGCACCATCACCGGCACCGGCCGCTACCTGCACGACGTCTCGGCGGACCGCCCGGCGGCGGACGGCGGGCCGGTGCGCGTGGTCGGCATCGACCCGCAGGGCTCGGTGTACTCCGGCGGCGACGGCCGGCCGTACCTGGTGGAGGGCGTCGGCGAGGACTTCTGGCCGACCGCGTACGACCCGGCGGTGCCGGACGAGATCATCGCCGTGTCCGACGCGGACTCGTTCGCGATGACCCGGCGCCTGGCCCGCGAGGAGGCGCTGCTGGTCGGCGGGTCCTGCGGCATGGCCGTCGAGGGCGCGCTGCGCCTGGCCCGCCGCCTCGAGGAGGAGGACCCGCAGGCGGCGGCCCGCGCCGTGATCGTGGTGCTGCTGCCGGACAGCGGCAAGGGCTACCTGTCGAAGATCTTCAACGACCGCTGGATGCGGTCCTACGGGTTCCTCGACGCGGGCGAGGGCGCCACCGTCGGCGACGTGCTGCGGACGAAGGACGGCAGCGTGCCGGCGCTCGTCCACACGCACCCCAACGAGACGGTCCGGGACGCCATCGAGATCCTCCAGGAGTACGGCGTCTCGCAGATGCCGGTCGTCGGGGCCGAGCCACCCGTGAAGATCGGCGAGGTCGCCGGTGCCGTCTCCGAGCGCGAGCTGCTGGACGCCGTGTTCTCGGGCGCCGCGGCGCTGTCGGACCGCGTCGACCGGCACATGTCGGCGCCGCTGCCGCTCATCGGGTCAGGCGAGACGGTCGGCTCGGCGCGTGAGGCGCTCCAGAAGCACGACGCGCTCATGGTGGTGGACGACGGCGTGCCGGTGGGCGTCCTCACCCGGCACGACCTGCTGGCGTTCCTGGCGCGCTGA